The Psychrobacillus sp. FSL K6-4046 DNA window CTTACAATGGCAATGGCTCCTTCTCCTAATGGAGTGGAAATTGCAGCTATTGTATCAAATTCCAAAAGTGTACACCTCCTTGCACCTTCAGTTATCCACATGTGAATAACTAAAAAGAACATGACTATCTAACATATAACAATAACATATTTTGTCCTAAATCAGAAGTATAGATACTTTTTATTATGTGAACAAAAAAAGAATCCTACTGATGGCTTAGCGCTCATCTTCGGAAATCTTCTTAAGCGGATTAATAACAGAAGAAAACGGATTCCAGCTTATTTTCAAGCTAAAATCCGTTTTACTTATTTTATTGATTCAATCACTAAATATCTATTTGGTTCATTACCGACTGAATAAGTTTCAATGTCTACTCTTAGGGATAAAGCATTATGAATAATCTTTCTCTCAGAAGAAGACATCGGTTCTAATTCTATAGGTTGACCAGTACGCACTGCTTTGTCAGCCATTCGTTCTGCTAACTGTTCTAATGCTTCTTGTCTTCTTTCACGGTAGTTACCAACGTCCAACCTAATAAGGATAAAGGAATTTGAGAATTTGTTTGCAACTAATTGAGATAGGTTTTCCAGTGCATTTAATGTTTGGCCTCTTTTTCCTATTAATAAGGCAGCCTTTTCACTGTTTAAATGAAGATAAATGTACTTACCCTCTCTTGTTTCATCAATTACTAAATCGTCAATCTCCAATTCCTTAGCGATTGTTTCAAGATACTGTTTTGTTTCAGCTATCGCTTGATCATTATTTGGTGCTTCAGTGACTTCTATAGTTTCTTTTACTTCTTCTAATGTAGAGGTATTATCTAAAACCGGCTGTTCGATTACTTCCTCTACTATTTTTTCTTCCAAGACCTGATCGACTGGGTTTTCCTTTTTTAAAACAGTTACTTCAACAACTGCAGGCTTAGATAAAAATCCAAAAAAGCCTTTTTTCCCTTCTTCCACTACGGTAATTGACACATCTTCTCTCGATACTTCAAGTTTTTTAAGTGCAACGTTTATAGCTTCCTCTTTTGTAGGTGCAGTCTGTGTAATCTGCTTCATTTTTTGGCCCCTCCCGTTTTTGCCTTAACAGGTACTTGTTTTTCTCTTTTCCAAGGTTTATAAATGAATAAGTTTTGAATGATAGATATAATATTTCCGATTACCCAATACAATGTTAATGCAGCAGGTAATACAATACCAAATCCCATGATCATGAATGGCATGATATACATCATGATTTTCATTTGAGGGTTGTCCATTGCTGGGCCAGTTCTCAATACGATTAATTGCATGATTCCGGCTAAGACAGCTAGGATAATACTTGGCTCTGCCAATGCAAAACCTAAGAAATCGCCTAGATTGATCTCTGGTG harbors:
- the jag gene encoding RNA-binding cell elongation regulator Jag/EloR yields the protein MKQITQTAPTKEEAINVALKKLEVSREDVSITVVEEGKKGFFGFLSKPAVVEVTVLKKENPVDQVLEEKIVEEVIEQPVLDNTSTLEEVKETIEVTEAPNNDQAIAETKQYLETIAKELEIDDLVIDETREGKYIYLHLNSEKAALLIGKRGQTLNALENLSQLVANKFSNSFILIRLDVGNYRERRQEALEQLAERMADKAVRTGQPIELEPMSSSERKIIHNALSLRVDIETYSVGNEPNRYLVIESIK